The following coding sequences are from one Amphiprion ocellaris isolate individual 3 ecotype Okinawa chromosome 19, ASM2253959v1, whole genome shotgun sequence window:
- the si:ch211-120g10.1 gene encoding butyrophilin subfamily 3 member A3, with translation MMQCFHFMVEPAKNFTAKIKESHKRAKKEKREPLDEDQLFVVDLARDVSRVCQRSAVLEHIWNQDDTWPTSLCRSFILQWASMLESKKRPMQTDGWPEVAGDKHPDLINEQDLLQAKAVILSWIKDLRAQPEQSVWPGEPVAKVLEDLQSAWRWGRVPNLLTAMELVMWTLMLQRPDKDTIPQQWLLWKQKTQKSGAISYIPQPVWDWIADAAVEVTLDLDTANPDLLITDEKRMRCGFERKDVPNYHQRFDGWWCAVGVEGLDSGRHYWEVEVGERDWRLGVAKESALRKGFKSLNTDTGYLTLRLERGTELKALTVPFTALPPGLIPRKVGIYLDYDNGQLSFYDVDRHLHIYTYNEIFADKLFPLFGTVEIIKDLVIRSPAAKTQCLCSTSCLWG, from the exons ATGATGCAGTGTTTTCACTTCATGGTGGAGCCGGCCAAAAACTTCACGGCCAAGATAAAG GAATCGCACAAGAGAgcaaagaaggagaagagggaaCCTCTGGATGAGGATCAGCTGTTCGTTGTGGATCTGGCTCGAGACGTCAGCCGAGTGTGCCAG AGATCAGCAGTTCTGGAGCACATCTGGAACCAAGATGACACCTGGCCAACTTCTCTCTGCAGGAGCTTCATCCTGCAGTGGGCCTCTATGCTGGAGAGCAAG aAGAGGCCCATGCAGACTGACGGCTGGCCAGAGGTGGCCGGGGACAAACATCCCGATCTGATTAATGAACAGGACCTGCTGCAGGCCAAAGCTGTGATCCTCAGCTGGATCAAGGACCTGAGAGCTCAGCCTGAG CAAAGCGTGTGGCCCGGAGAACCTGTGGCAAAGGTTCTGGAGGACCTGCAGTCAGCTTGGCGTTGGGGTCGTGTTCCCAACCTGCTGACTGCTATGGAGCTGGTGATGTGGACTTTAATGTTACAGCGACCTGATAAG GACACCATACCGCAGCAGTGGCTCTTGTGGAAGCAGAAGACTCAGAAGTCCG GTGCCATATCATACATTCCCCAACCAG tgtggGACTGGATCGCAGATGCTGCAG tGGAGGTAACTCTGGATCTGGACACGGCCAACCCCGATCTGCTCATCACTGATGAGAAGAGGATGCGCTGCGGCTTCGAGAGGAAGGATGTTCCCAACTACCACCAGCGCTTCGACGGCTGGTGGTGCGCCGTCGGAGTGGAGGGCCTCGACTCCGGCCGCCACtactgggaggtggaggtgggagAGCGGGACTGGCGGCTGGGCGTGGCCAAGGAGTCGGCCCTGAGGAAAGGCTTCAAGTCCCTGAACACAGATACGGGTTACCTGACCCTGCGGCTGGAGAGGGGCACTGAGCTGAAGGCGCTGACGGTGCCCTTCACCGCCCTGCCGCCCGGCCTCATCCCCCGCAAGGTGGGCATCTACCTCGACTACGACAACGGCCAGCTGTCCTTCTACGACGTGGACAGACACCTCCACATTTACACCTACAACGAGATCTTCGCTGACAAGCTGTTCCCCCTGTTTGGTACCGTGGAGATCATCAAGGATCTAGTGATCAGGTCTCCAGCAGCCAAAACCCAGTGTCTCTGCTCCACGTCCTGCCTCTGGGGTTGA
- the recql5 gene encoding ATP-dependent DNA helicase Q5 produces MTTSLKQALKTHFGFDSFKSKLQEDVVKAVVRGDRDVFVCMPTGAGKSLCYQLPAVLAEGITLVISPLIALIRDQVDHLRDHNIPACSINSKLPAVERRLILADLGSSSPKLKLLYITPEMVASPSFQPCLTDLCSRSLLSHLAVDEAHCVSQWGHDFRPDYLKLGELRARLPGVPCLALTATAPKNVQEDIIQSLKLRLPLSFITPVFRNNLHYDVIFRELLPNPYVHLHAFIKKALMLDSGSNGQGCGIVYCRTREGCETVAYQLTKLGILSKAYHAGLKAGDRTEVQNEWMQGRVLVIVATISFGMGVDKANVRFVAHWNLAKSLTSYYQESGRAGRDGLPSSCRTYYSAKDKAQINFFICQDVNRRQRKRGSAKESDKAAITDFEAMVSFCEREGCRHATISKFFGDKTPNCAGACDFCSNPKVVQAQLARAAALRTNTLAAPSNTPKGPFGFQADLYEGGKKGYGFERYDEGGEGNEDDGTKRKKEFSDLFKKQMKLRKGSDSQGEDFIPPDADCPLREASSQKIPKLTVKAREHCLQLLQESLYGQQGAEDAFNYDSLSLAVDIEHEVFKNSKSSNLYKAAVLKKVSEMKKAAPASTKVEKVESNKTRTSDSRETEAEVASSSSFTHEMVGFTSASEMYSLKRKRIGAGQRGSSNPFITAKDLLKSSMLDTESNKEKESGRFFNDSSGDMKAKRERLKETNMDTSSAASSSIKARAKAVSASLDNPTKGGKAMSKKQQKLAEAAKSSRNISQYFTKKQTTEKIQEDADMPEELDATFSHTPSEIAQENISREQHSPASVEAVESSQDVIQAESKTAVIVIPDDNKEKKTAEILNTSEQDTTSITEQNKPKEEAKPPEIQEGTDDIKEKRDLSPPAKRSRPTDGHSRRVTFNPSVQERALHPVNVPPKPVMLKEAADIVVRYLDPFYKQGKFATKELFKSFARYLSHLLAEGRSRGKSQVKAEAKALIKKFFSSVQRCESEADWKHLKRPHSRKTTEKNK; encoded by the exons aTGACAACAAGtttaaaacaagctttaaaaaCCCACTTTGGGTTCGACAGCTTTAAGTCCAAACTACAGGAAGATGTTGTCAAAGCGGTTGTCAGAG GTGACagggatgtgtttgtgtgtatgccCACTGGAGCAGGAAAGTCTCTCTGCTACCAGCTGCCTGCAGTGCTGGCTGAGGGCATCACTCTGGTTATATCCCCGTTAATCGCCCTCATTCGG GACCAAGTGGATCACCTGAGGGATCATAACATCCCTGCCTGCTCCATCAACTCCAAGCTCCCAGCAGTTGAGCGACGTCTGATCCTGGCCGACTTGGGGAGTAGCAGCCCCAAGTTAAAGCTTCTCTATATCACCCCAGAGATGGTGGCCTCTCCTTCTTTCCAGCCGTGCCTGACAGACCTGTGTTCCCGCAGCCTGCTGTCCCACCTGGCCGTGGACGAGGCTCACTGCGTGTCTCAGTGGGGTCATGATTTCAGGCCAGACTATCTCAAACTGGGTGAGCTGCGAGCTCGTTTGCCTGGAGTTCCCTGTTTGGCTTTGACGGCAACAGCACCCAAGAATGTACAAGAGGACATTATTCAGTCCCTGAAGCTGCGCTTGCCACTGTCTTTTATCACACCTGTTTTCCGCAATAACCTGCACTATGATGTGATCTTCAGGGAACTGCTGCCGAACCCCTACGTCCACCTCCATGCCTTTATTAAGAAGGCACTGATGCTGGACAGTGGGTCTAATGGACAG GGCTGTGGGATCGTGTACTGTCGGACAAGGGAAGGCTGTGAGACAGTGGCCTACCAGCTGACCAAGCTTGGGATTTTGTCTAAGGCTTATCATGCAG gTCTGAAAGCTGGAGATCGCACGGAGGTTCAGAATGAGTGGATGCAGGGCAGGGTGCTGGTTATTGTTGCGACCATCAGCTTTGGCATGGGAGTAGATAAAGCTAATGTCAG atttgtagCTCACTGGAACCTTGCTAAGTCTCTAACCAGCTACTACCAAGAGTCTGGGCGAGCAGGTAGAGACGGCCTGCCCTCCTCCTGTCGAACATACTACTCCGCGAAGGATAAGGCACAAATTAATTTCTTCATCTGCCAGGACGTCAACCGGAGACAG CGAAAACGTGGCTCTGCAAAGGAGAGCGACAAAGCAGCCATCACTGATTTTGAAGccatggtgtcattttgtgagaGAGAAGG TTGCCGCCATGCCACCATTTCCAAGTTTTTTGGTGACAAGACGCCAAACTGTGCCGGTGCCTGCGACTTCTGCAGCAACCCCAAAGTCGTGCAAGCTCAGCTGGCCAGAGCTGCTGCCCTCAGAACCAACACACTTGCAGCTCCGAGCAACACGCCCAAAGGACCATTCGGGTTCCAGGCGGATCTTTACGAAGGAGGGAAGAAGGGATACGGATTTGAAAG GTATGATGAAGGGGGAGAAGGGAATGAAGATGACGGcacaaagaggaagaaggagttTTCTGACCTCTTCAAGAAGCAGATGAAGCTGCGGAAG GGCAGCGACAGTCAGGGGGAAGACTTTATTCCACCAG ATGCTGACTGTCCGCTCAGAGAGGCCAGCAGCCAGAAGATCCCCAAACTCACAGTAAAG GCCAGAGAGCACTGCCTGCAACTCCTGCAGGAGTCTCTGTacggccagcagggggcagaaGATGCATTCAA CTATGACAGTCTGTCCTTAGCGGTGGATATTGAGCACGAGGttttcaaaaacagcaaatcctcCAACTTGtataaagctgctgttttaaagaAG GTATCTGAGATGAAGAAAGCTGCACCTGCTTCAACAAAGGTAGAAAAAGTAGAAAGCAATAAAACCAGAACCTCTGATTCCAGAGAAACTGAGGCAGAAGTCGCATCTTCTTCCTCATTTACTCATGAGATGGTGGGGTTCACTTCTGCATCAGAGATGTACTCA CTGAAGCGTAAGAGAATAGGTGCAGGTCAGAGAGGCTCCTCCAATCCTTTCATCACTGCCAAGGATCTGCTGAAGTCCTCCATGTTAGACACGGAGTCTAACAAAGAGAAGGAAAGCGGCAGGTTTTTCAATGACAGCTCAGGAGATATGAAGGCAAAAAGGGAGAGACTaaaagagacaaacatggaCACATCATCGGCTGCATCGTCATCCATTAAAGCCAGAGCAAAGGCCGTCTCTGCCTCCCTGGATAACCCAACTAAAGGAGGAAAAGCCATGagcaagaagcagcagaagctgGCGGAAGCGGCAAAGAGTTCACGCAACATTTCTCAGTActtcacaaagaaacaaacaacagagaaaatcCAGGAGGACGCCGACATGCCAGAGGAACTCGATGCTACTTTTTCTCACACTCCCAGTGAGATCGCTCAAGAAAACATTAGCCGGGAGCAGCACTCGCCTGCCTCTGTGGAAGCCGTAGAGAGCAGCCAGGATGTGATCCAAGCAGAAAGCAAAACTGCGGTAATAGTGATACCTGATGAtaataaagagaagaaaacagctgAGATTTTGAACACATCTGAGCAGGATACAACATCCATCACAGA acaaaacaaaccCAAAGAGGAAGCTAAACCACCTGAAATTCAAGAG GGGACGGATGACATCAAAGAAAAAAGGGATTTGTCTCCTCCGGCGAAGCGCAGTCGCCCCACTGATGGACACAGCAGGAGAGTAACCTTCAACCCCAGTGTGCAGGAGAGAGCCCTGCATCCGGTCAACGTACCGCCGAAGCCTGTGATGCTGAAGGAAGCAGCTGATATTGTGGTCCGCTATCTGGACCCCTTTTATAAACAGGGAAAGTTTGCAACCAAG GAGCTGTTTAAATCTTTTGCTCGCTACTTGTCTCATCTCCTTGCAGAAGGGAGGAGTCGAGGAAAAAGCCAAG TTAAAGCAGAAGCCAAGGCTCTTATCAAGAAGTTCTTCAGCAGCGTCCAGCGCTGTGAGAGCGAAGCAGACTGGAAGCACCTGAAAAGACCACACAGCCGTAAAaccacagagaaaaataaatga